AATattgataaacaatattttatcgtGTTTCTGTGGATGTAATTGTAAAAGTTTATAAAGTAATTACTTTAAGACTTAGCAATGACATCTATGTTTTGAACAAATGGGGCTCAAAGgcttattaaatttttgttaaagtatATAATTTTAGAAACTTATGTAACTTATTTTTACAGCACGTAGACGAAGAAAATTCATACCTTTgtggatatttaaaaataaaaggtttAACAGAGGAATTTCCAACACTCACAACATTCTTTGATGGTGAAATAATTTCATCCAAATATCCCTTTCTAACAAGAAAATGGGATGCTGATGAAGATGTTGATAGGAAACATTGGGTAAGTGTAGTtatctaattttataataaaaacactttAATAACATAGTTTGTAGGActgtttaaatttgtttctttttatttctttctagAGTAAATTTGACTTATTTGTACCATATTTAAAGACTTTCAACTCGGATTCATTTGATTATGAGTCTCTAGCAAAGGCTGATTATGTGTTTATGAGATGGAAAGAACATTTTTTAGTTCCGGATCATACAATAAAGGATATAAATGGTGCTTCTTTTGCtggtttttattatatatgttttcATAAGTCTGCAGCCACAATAGAAGGATATTATTACCACCGGAGCTCAGAATGGTAAGTTATgacaatttcattttaaaaaaaatctatagatATAAATGCAAGATTAATAAGTTTATTAGAAGATATgaataagaaattattattagactaaatttagaaaatttaagaTACTATGAATTCACTCGAAAATAATATTCGTGTtctacataatttaatttttattcattagttaataacattattaaactgtACTTGTAAAATGTAAACTTTTACTGTCGTTGGTAATTATAAAAGATAGAAAGAGGtggataaatttaaatatttttgtacaaattattttttcactttgaatttattgtatatatttgtTAACATAACTTTTTAAATGTAAACTTTAATCCACTCCTGCTCTTGGGccaatatactataatataatataatagcttgGTTCAATTTGGTTACAACTTATCGTCACTGCAATGTAAGTTGTTATTAATGCAAAGCCAAGTTAACATCTTAGGTACATTACAGATGTCATATGTCCTCAAAGTAATACCACACAGGAGTGATAGCAAATAATAGGTTTATATTCACCTCAAACAGTACAGTAGATACCTAAGCATTTTGAAAGATACTGAATCAGTAATATTCAACATAGGAAATAGGGTCAGAGTTTGTTCAGATAATAATGTGATGTCACATGATGACAGATATTGGAAAATAGTGATTGTGGTTTGTGTGACACaggattatatatttttattttctgaatATTCAGTCAGCTCAGCTATATATAGTGCTGTGTTTTTAATGCTGGGTCATATTTTTGTGTAATGTGAGTCAATTTGCCATATAGAACTGGGagttatgtttaatttaaaagaatacCAGTATATTCCATATGCTTCATTTGCTAAGAACTTTTTTAAATACCTTCACatttgtttgttattgtttaatttttaattcgagATTGTAGGATAACTATAAGGAAAAGCTTCACTAGTAACATCTGCACAAAATAATCAAGTGGAATTTAAACAACTAATAAACTGTaataactatttttatattttcaggtATCAGTCATTGACTTTAAGTCATGTTCCTGAACACAGCATTCAAATATATGAGTTCAGATGAAAATATTTGTTACTAAAATTTGGAACAATATTTTTGTGTCTACTAGTACTTACTTGttcataaaaaagaaaagtatttGTTAATATTCAGATGCAGAAAAAAAAGATGGTTCATTTCACCaacaaaaatcaattaaaaacatttaaaaaaaactaaacataatGAGACATGTCTGTTCTTGCACATATTTGAATAACTGAGATTCATTGTTCTTGTTGATCGAGAAAAATGAGtgtattatttgaaatttttcatTGTATTACTTAGTGTAATTATGTAGATAAAGAAGTAAGTTTCATGATGCTGCGTATGTGATAATTTGTACAAATGACTTGAATGTAAGTAGATTATTGTGTTGCTAGTCGTTTTTTTTCTATGTAGTGTTTTCCCAGCTTTTTTCTGTTTAGTATCAAACGGCTTCCATTTTTGTGGGCTGTGATGATATAGAGTAAATGCCAATTAAGATCAATTATTGCTGCCTTTATCAGTatcagtttttttgtttatggcaTAAATAGCAATTTTAGTCCAAAG
The Bombyx mori chromosome 17, ASM3026992v2 DNA segment above includes these coding regions:
- the LOC101743050 gene encoding glucose-induced degradation protein 4 homolog, with the protein product MPVKVDITPPPPANSKQPGVTKSLLYNGSKFQGHQKSKGNSYEVEVVLQHVDEENSYLCGYLKIKGLTEEFPTLTTFFDGEIISSKYPFLTRKWDADEDVDRKHWSKFDLFVPYLKTFNSDSFDYESLAKADYVFMRWKEHFLVPDHTIKDINGASFAGFYYICFHKSAATIEGYYYHRSSEWYQSLTLSHVPEHSIQIYEFR